The Thunnus albacares chromosome 11, fThuAlb1.1, whole genome shotgun sequence genome contains a region encoding:
- the tmprss3a gene encoding transmembrane protease serine 3 yields LHPGTSSLFIFLIFLPSLPSFSSISVVYTHPAVSHLSADPAANSAAAGTSTAPPELQAEAEQPDPSRIEVVSVTEEDLPTVETPTTLNVSPLGSFAAADPQSENDPAKPEEPQRPAAPSPSMPITKVQPFLNEDDLDKSWKSRVLAHRFELLIASCVIVVVALALGIGLGVGLSCVGKFRCGSTSQCISSSAQCDGEIHCDNGEDELGCVRLSGSSSVLQVQRGGVWRTVCAEDWNNWLGVSACKQLGYSRYVESFFVTQTSIEQDLQYNLVSINLSQSQIIKLQNATSFSKSQCSSGKVTTLKCLACGSRPQYRTRIVGGNISRPGQFPWQVSLHFRSEHLCGGSIITSRWILTAAHCVYGFAEPSMWTVHVGQTEQPVHGAQSLAVQQIIYHARYRPKGLDYDIALMKLTNSLVFNGFVEPICLPNHGEDFQEGTMCWISGWGATEDEGETSVVLRSATVPLLSTKTCNQPEVYKGFISSWMICAGYLEGGTDSCQGDSGGPLACEDSSVWKLVGATSWGIGCAIRNKPGVYTRITRSLSWIRQQMEVSLKPALNWSLQIQRGFTRWSAGLCWTHKALTHHTGSC; encoded by the exons CTTCATCCAGGAACAtcttctctcttcatcttcctcatctttCTGCCTTCTCTTCCATCTTTCTCCTCCATCAGTGTCGTCTACACTCATCCTGCTGTTTCTCATCTCTCTGCAGATCCTGCTGccaactctgctgctgctggaacaTCCACCGCCCCGCCA GAACTTCAAGCAGAAGCTGAGCAGCCGGACCCCTCCAGGATAGAGGTGGTCTCAGTGACGGAGGAAGACCTCCCCACTGTCGAGACCCCCACCACGCTGAACGTCAGCCCGCTGGGCAGCTTCGCCGCCGCTGACCCCCAATCAGAGAACGATCCCGCCAAACCTGAAGAACCTCAACGTCCGGCTGCACCCAGTCCGAGCATGCCGATCACCAAGGTGCAGCCCTTCCTGAACG AGGACGACTTGGATAAAAGCTGGAAGAGCAGAGTTCTGGCCCACCGGTTCGAGCTGCTCATCGCTTCCTGCGTCATCGTGGTCGTCGCTCTGGCTCTCGGCATCGGCCTCGGAG ttggtCTGAGCTGTGTGGGGAAGTTTCGTTGTGGTTCGACGTCTCAGTGCATCAGCAGCTCGGCTCAGTGTGACGGAGAGATTCACTGTGACAACGGAGAGGACGAGCTCGGCTGTG tgcgtCTGAGCGGGAGCAGCTCGGTCCTGCAGGTCCAGAGGGGGGGAGTCTGGAGGACGGTCTGCGCGGAGGACTGGAACAACTGGCTGGGCGTCTCTGCCTGCAAGCAGCTGGGATACTCCAG GTACGTGGAGTCGTTCTTCGTCACTCAGACCTCCATTGAGCAGGACCTGCAGTACAACCTGGTGTCCATCAACCTGAGCCAATCACAGATCATTAAGCTCCAGAACGCCACAAGCTTCAG TAAGAGTCAGTGCAGCTCAGGGAAGGTGACGACTCTGAAATGTTTGG CGTGCGGCTCCAGACCTCAGTACAGGACTCGTATCGTCGGAGGAAACATCTCCAGACCGGGTCAGTTCCCCTGGCAGGTCAGCCTCCACTTCCGCAGCGAACACCTGTGTGGAGGCTCCATCATAACGTCACGCTGGATCCTCACTGCGGCGCACTGCGTGTACGG GTTTGCGGAGCCCTCCATGTGGACGGTGCATGTGGGGCAGACGGAGCAGCCGGTCCACGGAGCTCAGTCTCTGGCCGTGCAGCAGATCATTTATCACGCTCGCTACCGGCCCAAAGGACTGGACTACGACATCGCACTGATGAAACTCACCAACTCACTCGTCTTTAATG GCTTCGTGGAGCCCATCTGTCTGCCCAACCATGGCGAGGACTTCCAGGAGGGAACCATGTGCTGGATCTCTGGATGGGGGGCGACCGAGGACGAAG GAGAGACCAGCGTGGTCCTTCGCTCCGCCACGGTGCCTCTTCTCTCCACCAAGACCTGCAACCAGCCGGAGGTTTATAAAGGCTTCATCTCCTCCTGGATGATCTGTGCCGGATACCTGGAGGGAGGAACCGACTCCTGCCAG gGGGACAGCGGAGGTCCTCTGGCCTGCGAGGACTCGTCTGTATGGAAGCTGGTTGGGGCGACCAGCTGGGGGATCGGCTGCGCTATAAGGAACAAGCCGGGCGTTTACACTCGGATCACACGGTCGCTCAGCTGGATCCGACAACAGATGGAGGTCAGTTTAAAACCAGCACTGAACTGGTCTCTTCAGATCCAGAGAGGATTCACCAGATGGTCTGCAGGTCTCTGCTGGACTCACAAGGCTTTAACTCATCACACTGGTTCCTGCTGA
- the fgf9 gene encoding fibroblast growth factor 4A: protein MCFTMNVSSLLPGVLLLLLLLLSAACDWPVGAKKVDPAVSAEDQGTHLRGLWKLHMRDSLLKGKGSSDRLIREGLKQQLLYCRVSIGFHLQILPGGAIGGVHKPTEYCWLKVFAMKHGVVGIRGVKSGLYLCMSAEGLASGAEKFTDDCLFKENLEENHYTTYSSLTHPGLYLALSHKGEVRKGNSVGRHQSCTHFLPRRTP from the exons ATGTGTTTCACTATGAATGTTTCCTCGCTGCTGCCcggcgtcctgctgctgctgctgctgctgctttcagctGCGTGTGATTGGCCGGTGGGAGCAAAGAAAGTAGATCCGGCGGTTTCAGCCGAGGACCAGGGAACTCACCTCCGAGGCCTCTGGAAGCTGCACATGAGGGACTCGCTGCTGAAAGGAAAAG GTTCCAGTGATCGTCTAATCAGAGAAGGCCTCAAACAGCAGCTGCTCTACTGTCGCGTCTCGATTGGCTTCCATCTACAGATTCTGCCTGGCGGCGCCATCGGAGGCGTCCACAAACCCACCGAGTACT GTTGGCTGAAGGTTTTCGCTATGAAACACGGAGTCGTAGGAATCAGAGGAGTCAAGAGTGGCTTGTACCTCTGTATGAGCGCAGAAGGACTGGCGTCTGGAGCG GAGAAGTTTACTGACGACTGCCTGTTTAAGGAGAACCTGGAGGAGAATCACTACACCACCTACTCCTCTCTGACTCACCCGGGACTCTATCTGGCTCTGTCCCACAAAGGAGAGGTCAGGAAGGGCAACAGCGTGGGCCGCCACCAGTCCTGCACCCACTTCCTGCCCCGGAGGACACCGTGA